In Syngnathus scovelli strain Florida chromosome 12, RoL_Ssco_1.2, whole genome shotgun sequence, the genomic window CCCCTATATGGACAAAAGTCTTGGGACACTACTGCTTTCATTTGCCCTTGCTTATAGGTGCAatggtgtcccaatacttttgccctGATCCAAACAACGCACAAAATGAATGCAAAACAGTGAAGActtgggaaaataaataaatcctaaATTGAAAGTGAGCGCACCAAATGCATGCAGATGGAAGAGGGCATGCTTGACGGTTAAGACGTTAGAGAGAAGTTCTACTGTACCAGGCCCGGTCAGTGAAGTACTGCACTAGGTGCTCCACTCCTTGCCACAGTCATTACATGTGGGCAGGCAGAGTTAAGAGGGGAAGATGAGGAGAGGAGGCGTTAAAAGATGAAGGAGTCACAGAGAAGAGCGAAGAGGAAGGCAAAGAGACTTTGCTGAGGTTGGAACAAATTCCACAACAGGATTACTTCACGTTTAGCAGAATGTCACAAAGAGGCAAATGTACCAAATAAACAATAGATAAAATTCGAAATGATGATTTAGATGAGGTAGATTaaggtttgggggggggggggggtcattttgGTGTTGATTCTAACACTTGGTCGAGGTCATTTTTATGTGAAAATAAATCGGGTAGCTCCCACCTCTTTTTTAGCGCTTAAGAGTGCACTGCACTCCCACCGGTGTTGGGAGAATTAATGCAGCAGTGATgcatttgtcaatttttttttttttttaaatgctgatgtataaaaaaataaagatctcAAGTGCATTCGTCGATGCTGAAATAACCTGAGGTGTTTGAACAATGTGCCGCATTTATTTCCCCTTCCCTCCTGATTGAAAAGAGCACTGTGTGgcttttatgtttttcttccgaCTTTTCAGCTGCTGGCACGTTCATTTTCTGTTCTTGATATCCTTTGCGTAACCATCGGTAGAACCAGAGTATGGCTtggttttttattttgataacgGATTAAAAGTCTTGCTATAAAGGGGCGTTACGGTCGATAACAGAATAATTGATAGGCGACGGACCTCAGCGTGAGTTCAGGGAAACAAAAATGATCTGCACACAAACAATATGAAGCCAGGAAATTGCGGGATGAGATGACTTTGCGCTTTTAAATGGCTGTTCCGGTGAcagagggtaaaaaaaaaaaaaaaaaaataggcagtTTAGCGTGTTAGTGACTCACTCTGTCTGCGCTGGGGCATGCCAGAACAGGTCACGGCCTGGTGCTGTGCCTGCCACGGGGGCGGCGAGGGGGTGGGCAGCACACCCTACGCAGAGAGAAAATACACAGGACAAAAAAGGCATGACGaagcaggacacacacacacgcacacacactcggcagaAGGATGAACAAAAGCACATACGGGCAAACGCACATTTCCTCTGACCAAGTGAAAAAATCACATTTCCATCCACAGATGTCAGCTGTCAACTTGACAGCTGACATGACGGCTTGCACAAGTTCAGACAGCAGGTGGAGACACATTTTCACCTACATTTGTGTCCATctagtttttgtgtgtgtgtgtgcgcagttaATGATTGCAAGgagcttacacacacacacatacacacgaacACAGAGAAACAGTCTCCCCGGAGAGATGAAAAGTGAGACAGCACTACGGTCATCACGTCGGGACGGCAAATCAAACTCTTCTTAAATCGAGAAAGGAAATGAATTGACTTCCCGGGAGAGGCGGGGGTCCTCCTGCTGAGTTCTGCTGGAGGAAGGATGGAACCTTCACTTTTGTCAATGAACACACGGAAAGCCTTCATTAAcaagaaggtgtgtgtgtgtgtggggggggggggggggggctttggcGAGCAATATTTTCCTCCATCTCCTTGCAATAGATGTGTGTGATTCGAGAAGAGCAGCAACGCTTTTAGCACTTCCCTAAATGGTTGACGACCCCCCCCCGGACGTTTGGCATTTCAAGGTTGAAAACGTCACGCAAAGAACTCGCTCATCCAGTGGTGTAAGAATACATGATCATCCTGTGctctattatatttttattgcaCCCATGAACAATGACggacgggactgtcaaggaagAAGCTGTTAACGCTGGAACTGTGAATATTTGAGAGGCTCTTGCTAAGGACCTATCAGCAGATGGTGGAAGCTGATCAAACAGGACCCAAATTCAAAAGCAAAGACGGGAAggtttgactgtcatcttacatcACATCAAGAATTTGGCCGCTAATTTTCCCGCTAATCACCAACTCAACTTTGACTCccattttccgtgcacatgttttcATGAATGTGTCATGGCGACATCAAGCTCATCAAAGAAGATGATGACATGAGAGCAAGTGAGAGGATGCTTTCAAATCAATCCAAGGCCGCGTTTATCATCTTGGCTTTGGTCATGTTTGGCACAATCGCTCGAAAAGAAGAGGGACTTGTTGCCCCAACACACTTTGGAGGACATACTAATGAACATATAGAagacaaatgaataaaaatgtgcGAAGCTAAATCTTGATACGTAGCTCCCGTTCCAATTTGCAGGAGTATCTCATTGGCGCTATATTTAAACGCACGCGTAATGCCCTACATCCCAAATTACAGCTATCGCACCAGCCTCCCGTTTTGTTTGCTGAACATCTGAGTGAGCAGCAAAAACATTTCCCCCCCACGCTCATGATTGCCTCTGGGAGTCATtcaagaatattgttttttttttttctccctccgcTACAATTGAAGGTTAAGCGGCAGTTAGAGCGACTCGTCCCGCTGTGACAACTGTTCCCGCCGTTTGTCCCACAAACGTCTAAATTGTACCCGACATAAATTTGGACTGAAATAGACTGCGGGCAGATGGGAATGGCTTGACTGGGGATTTGTTGGCAAAAACTTGAGAAAATGATAGAAATGCTCATAAATGAATTCAACGTccattgtacttttttttttttttttttggcgttaGTCCTCTGGAGCCTACCTGAGCTAATCAGAATTCTCAACATTAGTCAAGTCCAAACTTTCTCATGTTATCGTACAACTTTGTTAACGCGGTTAGATCTTATCAGGATCCCCACTGAGAGCAAGTGAACTCAACTTGCCGGTCGCCCCGGTAACAGTGAAACCACACGATGCTGTGCGTGGCGGGGGGAGGCGGGGGGGCACAGCGTGTGCTTCGGAAGCTCAACCACTCCAGTTTATCAGAGACCGAGCAGCTGGCTCTGCAAAGACCCTTTTGGAACGGCTTTTAGACGAATAAATGGCCTTCATGGACTTTTAGAAGTCTGGGAAAAACAAAGTGGCTATATTTTAGCCTACATATAATCTGTCAGCACGTTAGCACTTCTACCTCATCACGACACTTCCCGTCTGCCTCTTTCACTCATTCATCTTCTccatatttttttcctcccctccgCAACACAAACAGCGGCCTCGCAGCCCGCCCCGGTTATTAAACGTGTGACAAGCCGGCTGACAAGCTCATAAAGCGTCCTGGGCTGCGAGGTCAAAGCTTGGCACCCCGTGCCAAACACAAAAGTTGACGAGTGACTCAGCGATTTGTGGTGGAGAGGACTGCCGGCCTCTGTGTGTGGTGCACATTGAATAGTGAAGCTAAGAAAATAAAAGGAATAGTGAGTGGGTGTGGATAATGTGGACTCACAGCGTGACCGGGGGTTCTCCAATGGGTCTGGGTGGCCTTGTCACACGGGCGCTGCAGTCGCTTGTCTCCCGGCGGTCGCAGAAGTGACGGCGCCCTCTGCCTTGGACACTGGCACCGCACCTGACGCTCTCGAGCgagctgggggaaaaaaaaaaaaaaaaggccggaTGAGAGAAGTTGATTTTACTAGGGGATTACGTGAACATGGACTTCTGGATCGAATAACTAGCTCAGCAATAATTGCCTGTGCTGCTCGGGAGGCAAACCTAAATCTTTAAGAGAACAAAGGAAATCTAGTGAAAGCAGGCTCGTGTCGTTTTGTGTTTTAACGAGTCGAGTGAGCAATGAGGCTGACCTAAACTCAtctattaaataatgtacagccTGAAATGTCTTTGTCCGAAATCCTTTTTGGCTGTGTGCTACTTTCTCAAAGTGCTTGCATGTCAAGATGAGGCCAATTGCAGACATTgcaaaattaaattgttttttttaaatgtttggagTTACAAAATCGTGGAAGAAAACAGCTGCATCATAATTAGTGTCAATTTAATGGAGTGGCAGTAGTTTCCGCATATGCGTCATAAAAACACGCCATTCATTTTTAGGATTTGTTTTTATTGGTTAAAGCCCAACTGTAGCTCCTTATTCAACTCCCAACTGATAAATCACCTCTTGTAGCAAGGGCTCAAGAGTTTTGCGCTAAAACGGGACCATCTTTTAAGTCAGCAAATGTCAGATTGGTGACCATTGGCCAGGACACCAAAACATTATAAGAGCCATttcttgcattttttcccatttgTTCACACCAACTGCAGTGGTCACCTGATGGAGAAGCCGATATCATTGGAATTCTGTTCAGTCCAATCTTCTTTGAATTCACTCCGTCAGGTGCCATATGCAATGCCGCCAttcctccttccttcctatctGCCTGTTGAGGGCGCTGATATTGCGTGGGACTGGAGAACCAGTTGTTTAGGTGCTAGCTCTAATTGGGAAGGCTCACGAAGCCTGGATTTGACATTTGGGTATTTGCGGCCGCGAatttgaatatctcagacggccGTACAGTTGTTTGGCTAACAAGGGAGAGTCTCTTCAAACCACTAATGAGTGTTAGGATGGGGCAAGCTAAAAGCAAACAGGAGCGAGGTTATTGGTCGGTGGGCGCAAGGCAACTTGCGGCGGCCACTTCTCGATTTTATCGGTGCCGTGGAGAGTTGCACCGTCCGCCTCTGACTTCAGCATTGTTTGCGGCAAGTACTGATGACATTTCAGACAGAGGGGGAGTCTCGATTCAGACTTGGCTGTGCTCCATTTAACGCAAGATGGGGGGAGTCAGAATGGACGATTTGGAATTACAGCCAAAATGTTCacgtttgaaatgtttttaaatatacGCATGGAAACTCTGCCCCACATTTTCCATTTGACAactaagaaaatgtttttatgtCAAATAAGTACTTTGAATCCTATATTAATATAGTTtttagtttaattttttttttttgttttttgtttctgtgAGCATTTTCCACCAAaagttgaagaagaaaaaaaaaaaataaagaaagaaccCAGAAATCTAAGAAAGCATTTCCAGGGAATAAATGTGGGGAAAGAATGTTGGAGCCATAAAGGGGCCGTTTTACCGCTTGTTcctgctgatgctgctgcagctgctgacACTGCAGAGTGAGCTGAACGATGGTCTTGTCTCGACTCCTAAGTTCTTCTCGGAGCGCGTGCACCTCCTTCAGCAGCTCCTCAAACTGCAGACGTGCACATATGCTCAGTGTGTGGACAGCTTCTAGAGGAGTGGAGattggatcaaattgtgtttttcttacCTGGGCTACACCATTGGAATTGCTTTCAATCTCCCCCGCAACATTTGCTGTCGAGTCCGCCGTGTCTTCCAGCTGGAAGCGCAGAAAGTACACGGTGAGAAGCGATCAATGACAGTTGCTGTAGGGCACGCCTCGAGAGCAATGTCGAGAGGTGGAATAATTTTACTCCTTCGCACATATGccgcccccccaccccgccgGCCTTGGACTGCCAGGCAGCGATGACACAGACCCGTGGTGCAATCTCAGAGTATACTCAACACGTTTATTTCTCAAGGAAGCATAAATGTCATCTTGCTGCTTGAGTAAATGCGCTAATGGACAAATGATCACACATTCATCGGCGTTTAGGATGCACGCGTAACAATTATtgggcagattttttttgttctctctcTCCACTAGTCAGCAATCTGTGGCGTGTGTTAAGCGTTTAGATCACGAGTTTGCTTTCATGCACGTGCAGCAGAAAAATCTGGAACATCTGAGCGAGGCTATCATTTTGGTTGTAAACAAACAAGGTTTGGCCAATCAAGCGGCCAGCGAGTGGAGTCATTCAACAACAACAGAACTCGTTCCAAGCACCTTTTGATCTGGCTCTCTGTCACCATCCTCTCATTCCTCCAACAGAAACTGAGTTATTGATTTCCTCACACTGGCACGTCAAAGGCATGCAAGCACAAAGGGAAAAACGCCAATGGAAGAATGAGGGTCGGACCTGCAGTAGGTTTTTCAGCCTGAGGAGTTGGTTCTTGACCAGGCTGCAGTCCTGGCTCATGAGCTCCAGCGAGAGCTCATCGGGGACGGGCGCATGGTTGTGTCGCCTCGCTTCGGAGTGGGGGGCTTGATAGGACATCCTTGAAGACTTGAGGCCATCGTAGTGATGGAAGAACGGCGCCCTGAGGGACAAAGAAGTCGTCATATTGTGAAACCGCAATCCATGCAAATGTGCGTTTTTCACTAACCTGCCGTCGCGCTCGGGTCCGGTCCAGCGTTGATGCCGACGCCGCTGTCCCTGTCGACGAGGCGCGCTCTCACCGTTGGACATTCTGTCAAAGTCTACCACAAAAGTTAAGAACACGGTGAGGCACGCCAAGGATGTGGCGAAAAAGAAAATCGTGACTGCCTTTAAAGCAAATGGTTTGAGTTTGTTGTGAAAGATGAGACGCGCCAAGGTAGGAATTTGTTTTTCAGGCAGCTTTCAAACAGACACGCACATAACAACAAACTATCATATTTTCTGCCGGTGAATACGTCTGTACACATTCCAAATGCTCTAAAATATCAGCATGCGCATCATGATCTTTCCATCTCTCTCCTCGctaggcaaacacacacacacaaaaaaaaatcagtttcatTTCCAAgaatgcaaaaaacaaaaaggacagCGAGTCTTTGGAAGGGTAGAGCTGAGAAATGAGCCACGGCTAAGGgaaaaactgacaaataacagaGGCTGACGCCCCCCTTAGAAAAGCCAGGCCTACAGCAAAGAATGGAGACAGCGAGAaaagatcatcatcatcatggaaATGCTGCTGCTTAAAATACTTTACCCAAAGTGTCACCACACAGCCCGTTTCATTGTCACGTGTTACATTCCAGCAACCTTGCAGAATCCCGGTAGTTAAAGGAGGCAAACAATATTCCAGCGAGGAGACGTTTGCCAATTTAGGATGGCCCAGTCAGTCAGAAGGCAAAATCCCGAGTCTAGCTTCTTCTTCAGGGGAACTCCCAAGGAGGAGACTGCTGGTCCAACTTTAGGGGAAACTTTGTGGCCTCCGCTGGCttaaaagaaaatgtcacaCGCGAGCTTCCCATCCGGTTCTGATCTAACTCCCCGAGTCTTCCCTTTCGCCTTCTTCCTGTTATGTGGCAGAGTCAGGGAGGAAACCAAGAATGGAGCAAAGGGAGGGCCGGCGGAAACTCCGTCGGCAAAACAATACCGCCTTCTTCATCCCGGCCTTGGGGGCCGGGTCTAAGATAGTCTACTTCAGCCCAGTCTCACTTTCACCGTGCCTCTTGTGGTACTTGGCCCGAGACGCGGGGCTATAAATACGGACACTTGCCAAAAAAGGAGCAGGAATGGAAAGCGGCATGCCAGTCACATTCCTGCCGAGTGAATATCCCCTTGCTGGTCTGGGACTGTTTACAAACTCAACGCCGGGCTGCAGAGTGAAGCTGCCTGCAACCCGCAGcaacaccataaaaaaaaaaaaaaaaaaaaacacacacacactcgctatGTGACACCGTTAGCTTCATTCGATTCACTTTTGAGGTCATCTTGGTGTTGCAACTGATACGAGTAAGGGCAAAACAAAAAGCAGCCTCTCGGCATTAATGGAATCCAATTCGACAGCGCAGCGAGCGCCCAAGTGAATTACGGCGCCTCCGCGTCCGCTTCAACTCAAGCGCAACATTTTCACCTTTGTGTCGCTAGATAGGGAGCGAGGGAGGTCGTGTTGGCTATCGGCAAATTTGGGAAAATGTTTTCCAGTATGGCCGGTCAAACTGTGAGACAGCCTCTGCCCGCTCCCAATTCTCACCCTGACCATCTTTTGTTTGACACCCTCACATATTCCATCACCGTTAGCTACTAGCGCACGTATTGTCCGAGGCGTATCCGTGATTAGATTTGGTGCTTCCCGAAGGAGGCCTCGTCATACGTAGCAGGTTGCGCTGTGTCAGAGACATTCCAAATCAGCCGTCGCGATAAACAAGCCGGGCAGGAGCGGCCGACCTGAGTTTGCGTCGGCGCTGACAGAAGCGAATTATCGTCATAATAGACGACGGGCGAGGTCAACGTCTCTGAACCTCCTGCCTTTATTCTCTCGCGCATGTGATAGAGCTGCCGGCGCAATCACCATGACCCGATTACCTTCGACGCTTGCAATTAAGCCATTCTGCTCCACTTATGAAGAGGCCGTAATATAATGGCATTCACAGAGCGACAACAAAAGGCTGCAATTGTGCTGACGTCACAGGGATGTGAAGTAGCACAAAGAGGCGCTCAACTGATCACCTTATTACTCCCGTCTAGGCAATGAAAACGTCTGCCGCCGCGCCTCGATATTCATGGCGCGTGCGGCTTTCATCTGTTTGCGCCGACACGCTCCAGACAGCTGGCAACATCCTCTTCGATGCAGGTTTGTTGCCGAACTGTGATATGTAGCGCGACAAATAGTCTATAAATAACTCTTCGGCGAGCACGTACACCTCACAAAAGACGTTCAAACAGATGTTGCATGGATGCCCATGTTCTATTGCAGGACAACAAAGAGCGTGAGCTCACCATGCAAACCGTCCTCTGGGAGGTCCACGTCCAGCATGAGGTCATCGTCATCCCCCTCTTCAACCCCTGGGCTGAGCAGATTGTTCAGGATATCCTGAGgatcacaaacaaacaaaaaaaaaaaggaaaaacgttTGAAGCTCATTGCAGGCACATCATAACCAcacaattatatttttttcaattacatTGTTTCACAGTATAAGAAACAAATCTGTAGGCATTGCTTTGGCACCATCTAGTGGCGAGTTGATGAACATGCTTTTTGCTTCTTTCTTTTCtagacaaaaacattttacaagTCTTTCTATACAGAATCATACTTAGGGTGAGACAAAAGCAACACAAACAGAATCCATTTGGCAAGTAAAGTCCGAAAGTCGTCAAATTTGAAACTGCACGAACAATAATGTGTGCATTCTAAAATGCCCACCACCCCTCTCAGTGAATGGAGCGTCATGGAAATGTGATTAAGCCGCGCTTGCCCACACAGTCATTTTGCACGGAGTCAGAGCCAAAGATACCCAAAAGACAAAGAAGGAGCCATTTCAAATGCAGGCAGAGATTTGTGGGAGCGTTATGGAGGCACATCGCCACCCCGTGGACAGATTGTATTACTACAGCATGTCTAACTTCACTGATGTTAATATTTAGAGTTTACTAGGTTAAAGGCTATAATGTCTTAAATTTTTTGAAAAAAGCGTGTCAAAAACAAACTAAATCACATGACAGTGCACAAAGTAAATGACTGTTAATCGGATAAGCATGCTGGTTATGCTGAGAGCAGTAAAGAACACACTCGCAATCCCACacgcctgcatttttttttttttttttacattctgaCAAGACCATGAACAACATAGTGCCATATATTGGCTGCAAAGGTTGCTGGAATCATAACCGCATTAAATAATGACTCTTAACGATGACTTGATGAGCAATTTGTGTCGTCAATTAGCCACAttattggaaaaacaaaaacgttCTGTCCCTCTCTTTGATCGAGTCGAACGTCCACATCACATGCTGTAAGTGCTACAAAGACGCGGCTTATTATACAATTCATAATCTGGCTTCCGGAAAGCTCTTTACATGTTCCCGAGATCCGGCGCCATGGTACGTGAGCGGCTGGCAATGCTATTAAAGCACGAGCTGCGGCTGGGGCAGCATTCCTCTCCGGGATAACCTCTTTGCCTAATGAGGAAGGAGGTGAACGCGTCGTGGCTAGGCAGGCAATCAAATCTTGAGCGAGGAGTGCCGACCGGAAAGCGATGTTCGGCACTTTTTAGAATCGTTACGGATTGATTGGTCTTCGTTTTAAAAGTGAGGAATCGAGATTTAGTTTGTTTGTACCATTAATCTGGTTTCTGGCTTTCAAATATTTAACATCAAGAGTCAATTACAAAATCTCTTTGCAGGTCAAATGTTCAAAAATAAGCAGCAACCTCATTAGGACGCTTTTTGGGCCAACTTTTCACCAAATCAATTGTAATCGCTCCGCTCAGTTCAATTGCTAAGCGGTTCACAAGGTCGTCCTCTAATCTCTATAATTACAATTTGACTGAGCCAAATTATGCAGATGATGACCACTTTTACATCCGAGTAGGACTCACCATGCTGTTGAGCTCAGAGTCGTCATACAGATCGGATGCATACGTCTCGCCGGGCCCTGCGAAAGGTTCGAGACCTTCTTCGTCCCACATGTAGGTTCCTCCGGAGCTGTTGGAGGGCGAGAGCTCAGAGGATGAAGCTCGGCAGACATCGCCTTCCACGGCCGACTTCACAAGTGCTCCTTGGGAGTCCTGCATGGGGCTTTCGTCATTGTGACCTGGACGAAATgttaaaaaagatttttttttttaaatcagaaaaCCAAGCTCAACGTGAGGATGTTGGAGGTTGATTGATTGGATTGATTTACCTGCCAGATCCCAGTCGGTGGTCTCATCGAGAAAGCAATTGGTCTTCTTATTGTCGTGAGCGTCGCCGTCACTGAAAACATCCCCTATGCTGTCCAAGTCATCTAAAAAGTCTTCACTGGTGTTTCCTCTGTCGAAGGACGAAGCAGAAGACAAGGACATGTCTTCCGGACCGTCACTAAGAACCTGATCGGAGTTTGGCCGCAGCACACTGCTTTCTTCTTTTGCTCCTCCATGAGTGGGATTTTGATCCGTGTCATCGTGACAGTTTGCTTCTTCATCCTTTCCAGTGGGCTCAGCATCTCCACCTGGAGGAGTGGGTGAAGCTTTGATGGCTCCTTTAACCCAGCCTGGAAGTATGCTCTTCTGCTGCTTGGCCTGTGCAGGTTTGGCCTGCCTGAAGCCCAAAGACCCGCCACTCGTCCCCAATAACTTGTTCAAACCGTAAGTGGAGAGCAGCGGCTTCTTCAGAGCTCTGGGAGTGGATGGCGCCGGCGGCGTCGATGGCGCCGGCGGCGTCGACGGCGCCGCTAGCGAAGAGGCGGCCGCGGGTGCTCGGCTGTACTGCACACCTCCGGTCCCGCCAGCAGAAGATCCAGACCCTCCGTGGCCGACGCGCAGAGCCCCGAGTCCTAAACTTAAGCGTCCGTTGCTGACTTGCGGGGCTTTGAGCAAACTGCTCCTCGGTGGTCGAAGTTGAGTGTTGGCCAGAGGTTTGGCCAGTTCTACGGCCCGGTTGAAGGAGAAGGAACGTATCATGGGCTGGCTGTTGGGAGACGGAATCTGTTTGAAATGCGTGAAGCTGTTTGAGCGCACCATCTTGTCCAGCTCCAGAGTCTTCAGGCTTTCGCTGGACTGGGAAAGGCGTTCTTTGGAGCTGCTTCTTGGCGGGCCCGAGGAGAACTTGGGCTGTGCCAGGCGGGACTCTGCATCGCTGCGGTCTGCTTTGGGGATGCCGTTGAGAGAGCTTTGACCCATTTTGATGCCGTCTTTGGGGGCGACTTTTAAGGCCTGCTTGGGCACGGCTTTGGGGCTCGATGTCGCCACCACCAACGGCGCTGACCTCCGCATGATCGGCGTCCCCGGGGAGCTAGTCTTTGCCTCCTTCGGCATGGAGGGAAGTTGTCTCGTCTTCTCCTTGCCTCCATCCGGCGGGCTGGTGAGGCTGGAGGGGGCTGCCCCTTCATCTCTCCTCCATTTCAGGGAAAAGGGAGACGTTCGGATTGTACCATTTGGGCGTGTTGCAGCGGCAGGCGTCTTGGCGTCCTGGGTGGACGAACCATTGGTCAAGGGTCCGGCGCCGGCACTTGTGGAGCGCCCGCCAAATTTGGGCAGTCTTGACACCATGGCGGAGCCGTTTGATACTTTATCTTCCATCAGATGCCGTAGGAGACATTGATGAGTCTGGACTCACGTGCGGCTAGAGCAAGGAAAAACAAATAGCAAACATTTAGTTTCGCAAGCAAGACTCAAATGCTTCATTTGCCGATCCCACCTCGGAGAGAATTCTCGGAACAATAACATAAGCGACAGAGATGGACGGATGGAGCGCTTGCATGTCTGCGTCTGAAAGCCTGCTCGCCACACAGAGAGAGCATTTAGTATTCATGGGGCTGCTTTCCAAGGTGACTTAAGACTTGCTAACAAAATCCAGCCCACCTGCTTTCATGCTGACTCATTTAAGAAGCACGGTTTGCAAATTTGTATAtgataaatatttatttcacttatatatttatatatattttttcccaaaCTGACAGATTGTCTATTACTACTTCTGTCAACAATGATTGTGTTTTTAGTTCAGGAAATCTAATCCATATTTAATTTATCCtttgcatctgtgtgtgtgtgttcgtggggGAGGATGGGGGTCAACGTGGATGTCGTGCTGCCCCACATTcccatgcacaaacacacgtgTCGACAATCAGTCGCACTCCGCCGCTGGCATTGAAGCGTCTGACCGTCCTAATCCGCATCAATAAACACACATGGGTGAGCGCGAGTACGCAGAGacatgctctctctctctccaaaaaaaaaaataaaatcaggtcAACAAGGCGAGACAGAGCCGCCTCCAAAGCCTCTTGCCCCCCTGAAGTCTTTGCGCCCAACGAGTCCAAATTGCCGTTTGACCGTACGAGTTTCGTTCACATCCGAATGGGCGTTTATGTGGGTCGCCTAACTCATCAGCGCCGAGCGATGATTCTCGAACGGGTTGACACACATTCTGAGGTGGGGCACTAAAACGT contains:
- the ccser2a gene encoding serine-rich coiled-coil domain-containing protein 2 isoform X2, with protein sequence MEDKVSNGSAMVSRLPKFGGRSTSAGAGPLTNGSSTQDAKTPAAATRPNGTIRTSPFSLKWRRDEGAAPSSLTSPPDGGKEKTRQLPSMPKEAKTSSPGTPIMRRSAPLVVATSSPKAVPKQALKVAPKDGIKMGQSSLNGIPKADRSDAESRLAQPKFSSGPPRSSSKERLSQSSESLKTLELDKMVRSNSFTHFKQIPSPNSQPMIRSFSFNRAVELAKPLANTQLRPPRSSLLKAPQVSNGRLSLGLGALRVGHGGSGSSAGGTGGVQYSRAPAAASSLAAPSTPPAPSTPPAPSTPRALKKPLLSTYGLNKLLGTSGGSLGFRQAKPAQAKQQKSILPGWVKGAIKASPTPPGGDAEPTGKDEEANCHDDTDQNPTHGGAKEESSVLRPNSDQVLSDGPEDMSLSSASSFDRGNTSEDFLDDLDSIGDVFSDGDAHDNKKTNCFLDETTDWDLAGHNDESPMQDSQGALVKSAVEGDVCRASSSELSPSNSSGGTYMWDEEGLEPFAGPGETYASDLYDDSELNSMDILNNLLSPGVEEGDDDDLMLDVDLPEDGLHDFDRMSNGESAPRRQGQRRRHQRWTGPERDGRAPFFHHYDGLKSSRMSYQAPHSEARRHNHAPVPDELSLELMSQDCSLVKNQLLRLKNLLQLEDTADSTANVAGEIESNSNGVAQFEELLKEVHALREELRSRDKTIVQLTLQCQQLQQHQQEQALARERQVRCQCPRQRAPSLLRPPGDKRLQRPCDKATQTHWRTPGHAGVLPTPSPPPWQAQHQAVTCSGMPQRRQRVEHLVQYFTDRACFKYLSTSASVSAREDQ
- the ccser2a gene encoding serine-rich coiled-coil domain-containing protein 2 isoform X3, with the protein product MEDKVSNGSAMVSRLPKFGGRSTSAGAGPLTNGSSTQDAKTPAAATRPNGTIRTSPFSLKWRRDEGAAPSSLTSPPDGGKEKTRQLPSMPKEAKTSSPGTPIMRRSAPLVVATSSPKAVPKQALKVAPKDGIKMGQSSLNGIPKADRSDAESRLAQPKFSSGPPRSSSKERLSQSSESLKTLELDKMVRSNSFTHFKQIPSPNSQPMIRSFSFNRAVELAKPLANTQLRPPRSSLLKAPQVSNGRLSLGLGALRVGHGGSGSSAGGTGGVQYSRAPAAASSLAAPSTPPAPSTPPAPSTPRALKKPLLSTYGLNKLLGTSGGSLGFRQAKPAQAKQQKSILPGWVKGAIKASPTPPGGDAEPTGKDEEANCHDDTDQNPTHGGAKEESSVLRPNSDQVLSDGPEDMSLSSASSFDRGNTSEDFLDDLDSIGDVFSDGDAHDNKKTNCFLDETTDWDLAGHNDESPMQDSQGALVKSAVEGDVCRASSSELSPSNSSGGTYMWDEEGLEPFAGPGETYASDLYDDSELNSMDILNNLLSPGVEEGDDDDLMLDVDLPEDGLHDFDRMSNGESAPRRQGQRRRHQRWTGPERDGRAPFFHHYDGLKSSRMSYQAPHSEARRHNHAPVPDELSLELMSQDCSLVKNQLLRLKNLLQLEDTADSTANVAGEIESNSNGVAQFEELLKEVHALREELRSRDKTIVQLTLQCQQLQQHQQEQALARERQVRCQCPRQRAPSLLRPPGDKRLQRPCDKATQTHWRTPGHAGVLPTPSPPPWQAQHQAVTCSGMPQRRQTSNTFQLQRAFPPGKTSKNSPHRGPQ
- the ccser2a gene encoding serine-rich coiled-coil domain-containing protein 2 isoform X1, with amino-acid sequence MEDKVSNGSAMVSRLPKFGGRSTSAGAGPLTNGSSTQDAKTPAAATRPNGTIRTSPFSLKWRRDEGAAPSSLTSPPDGGKEKTRQLPSMPKEAKTSSPGTPIMRRSAPLVVATSSPKAVPKQALKVAPKDGIKMGQSSLNGIPKADRSDAESRLAQPKFSSGPPRSSSKERLSQSSESLKTLELDKMVRSNSFTHFKQIPSPNSQPMIRSFSFNRAVELAKPLANTQLRPPRSSLLKAPQVSNGRLSLGLGALRVGHGGSGSSAGGTGGVQYSRAPAAASSLAAPSTPPAPSTPPAPSTPRALKKPLLSTYGLNKLLGTSGGSLGFRQAKPAQAKQQKSILPGWVKGAIKASPTPPGGDAEPTGKDEEANCHDDTDQNPTHGGAKEESSVLRPNSDQVLSDGPEDMSLSSASSFDRGNTSEDFLDDLDSIGDVFSDGDAHDNKKTNCFLDETTDWDLAGHNDESPMQDSQGALVKSAVEGDVCRASSSELSPSNSSGGTYMWDEEGLEPFAGPGETYASDLYDDSELNSMDILNNLLSPGVEEGDDDDLMLDVDLPEDGLHDFDRMSNGESAPRRQGQRRRHQRWTGPERDGRAPFFHHYDGLKSSRMSYQAPHSEARRHNHAPVPDELSLELMSQDCSLVKNQLLRLKNLLQLEDTADSTANVAGEIESNSNGVAQFEELLKEVHALREELRSRDKTIVQLTLQCQQLQQHQQEQALARERQVRCQCPRQRAPSLLRPPGDKRLQRPCDKATQTHWRTPGHALQIPFNFSERFRPGRPVKILPTEARSDQTKDTRARFDADAPLDDLTSYVADLLRPSQCPSSPAATWHDPVAAAAPSLRGEGASLPAVKPLRHSSSSETFAGKTRQLPPPTRGLPCFNSGPRQQVFSSCGTSSLLLRRIPEPRGGANPENADREPLKETAKMIAPLGRSCLPKPKIP